A window of the Hypomesus transpacificus isolate Combined female chromosome 10, fHypTra1, whole genome shotgun sequence genome harbors these coding sequences:
- the cc2d1b gene encoding coiled-coil and C2 domain-containing protein 1B: protein MFGKKKRPPVAKGSGAAAAKQMGLFLDFNPEDMIGMDQNLDDQDLEAELAAITGTTTTGGDRSKQKVKTPLPMEDIARMAEECMKDYEDEDDEDLEDDEDLLAELQDVVGVEEVEDAVTPTSTASAETPESPLQVQTTGVPSTPGSLQHTLEERVAMYKTSLSNAKASGESSKARRYDRGLKTLESMLASVKKGGKVDEAEIPPPLACSGPGAPSRPPVPPRPSALVTADPESTPPQQQVAPEAGVATPSVSPEVEPSSEEKQLSNASLVTVGSQPTSEENTGQAHSPVGDTTKEMLVERQREYRMAALRAKQQGDIEQAKLYIRTGKRFDAVIEALEKGQGVDLSGLPPSPAEGKSPATPAPVKQPSPGPTANSTPPASTPTAVSSPTQPRDVLEALEQRMARYQEACAQAKASGDERKARMHDRIAKQYQSAIRAHKAGKAVNFEELPVPPGFPPIPGQKGAEPEQGFAAVLEAANKLASTEAAEMGEEEGDEGAEKEPEETAVPDKPKKPMLAVPPTAQGPGRTPSPERTSKLDGLSPTAVQQLDFLEGRRKQYMKAALQAKQKNDMDQARQLLRTAKGFEPMIEATRSGKTVDISKVPSPPGDEDEDFILVHHSDVQISEKAEEVYTQLAKILKEQYEKCMTYSKQFTHLGNITETTKFEKMAASCKKNLEILKLSQSKGLDPPKHHFEERTYHTVRIFPDLSSTEMVVVIVGAMNLPAPAGIQTNDLDAYVKFDFPYPSTEQPQKHKTSVIKNTNSPEYNQSFTLNINRNHRGFRRVLQSKGLKLEVLHKGGFLRSDKPVGTAQVKLEKLETQSEIREIVEVMDGRKSTGGRVEVRVRLREPLSGQDLQTTTERWLVLDQSQVLL, encoded by the exons ATGTTTGGTAAAAAGAAACGGCCACCGGTGGCTAAGGGGTCAGGTGCTGCTGCAGCAAAACAG ATGGGTTTATTTTTAGACTTCAACCCAGAGGACATGATTGGTATGGATcaaaacctggatgaccaagacCTGGAGGCTGAATTAGCTGCCATCACAGGGACAACAACCACTGGTGGTGACAGGTCAAAACAGAAGGTTAAGA CTCCCCTACCAATGGAGGACATAGCGAGAATGGCAGAGGAGTGTATGAAAGACTATGAGGATGAGGACGATGAAGATctggaggatgatgaagatTTACTG GCTGAGCTACAGGATGTTGTGGGTGTGGAGGAAGTTGAGGATGCCGTTACCCCAACCTCTACTGCCTCTGCTGAAACACCAGAATCACCACTGCAG GTGCAAACAACAGGGGTCCCTTCAACCCCAGGAAGTCTCCAACACACCCTGGAGGAAAGAGTGGCCATGTATAAGACTTCCCTGAGCAACGCCAAGGCCTCAGGGGAGTCGTCTAAAGCTAGGAGATACGACAGGGGCTTAAAG ACCCTGGAGTCCATGCTGGCCTCAGTTAAAAAAGGGGGAAAGGTTGACGAGGCAGAAATCCCTCCACCTTTAGCCTGCAGTGGCCCAGGTGcaccctccagaccccctgTCCCTCCACGGCCCTCAGCTCTGGTCACAGCAGACCCCGAGTCCACACCTCCACAGCAACAGGTGGCGCCAGAGGCTGGTGTTGCAACGCCATCTGTTTCACCCGAGGTTGAACCCAGCAGTGAGGAGAAGCAGTTGTCCAATGCCTCCCTGGTTACTGTGGGCAGCCAGCCCACTTCAGAGGAGAACACTGGTCAGGCCCACTCACCCG TTGGAGACACAACCAAGGAAATGCTTGTGGAACGTCAGAGAGAGTATAGGATGGCTGCTCTAAGAGCAAAGCAGCAAGGGGACATTGAGCAAGCCAAGCTGTACATAAGGACCGGCAAG AGGTTTGATGCGGTGATCGAAGCCCTGGAGAAGGGCCAAGGTGTCGACCTGAGcggcctgcctccctccccggCGGAGGGAAAGAGCCCCGCAACACCTGCCCCAGTGAAGCAACCCTCCCCTGGGCCAACTGCTAATTCCACCCCCCCTGCATCAACACCAACAG CCGTCTccagccccacccagcccagGGATGTCCTGGAGGCTCTGGAGCAGAGGATGGCCAGGTACCAGGAAGCCTGCGCCCAGGCCAAGGCCAGCGGGGACGAGCGGAAGGCCCGCATGCACGACCGCATCGCCAAG CAATACCAGAGTGCCATAAGAGCCCACAAAGCAGGAAAAGCTGTGAACTTTGAGGAGCTTCCCGTCCCCCCAG GCTTTCCTCCCATCCCTGGCCAGAAGGGGGCAGAACCTGAGCAGGGATTTGCTGCTGTGCTCGAGGCCGCCAATAAGCTGGCATCCACAGAAGCTGCtgagatgggggaggaagagggagatgaagggGCGGAGAAAGAACCAGAGGAG ACTGCTGTTCCAGACAAGCCAAAGAAGCCTATGTTGGCCGTGCCCCCCACAGCACAAGGCCCCGGGAGGACCCCCTCCCCAGAAAGAACCTCCAAGCTGGATGGCCTCTCTCCCACTG CGGTTCAGCAGCTGGACTTCCTGGAGGGCCGCAGGAAGCAGTACATGAAGGCGGCCCTGCAGGCCAAACAGAAGAACGACATGGATCAGGCCAGGCAGCTTCTGCGCACTGCCAAGGGCTTTGAGCCCATGATCGAGGCAACTCGTAGTGGCAAGACTGTGGACATCAGCAAG GTGCCATCGCCCCCTGGTGACGAAGACGAGGACTTCATCCTGGTGCACCACAGTGACGTCCAGATCTCGGAGAAGGCCGAGGAGGTCTACACTCAACTGGCCAAGATCTTGAAGGAGCAGTATGAG AAATGCATGACTTACTCCAAGCAGTTCACCCACCTGGGTAACATCACAGAGACAACCAA gTTCGAGAAGATGGCTGCCAGCTGTAAAAAGAATCTGGAGATTCTGAAGTTGTCTCAGTCCAAAGGCCTGGATCCTCCCAAACATCATTTTGAAGAGAGGACATACCACACTGTCCG GATCTTCCCAGATCTGAGCAGCACTGAGATGGTGGTGGTCATCGTTGGGGCGATGAATCTACCTGCTCCCGCAG GTATACAAACAAATGACCTGGATGCCTATGTCAAGTTTGACTTTCCATACCCCAGTACG GAGCAACCCCAGAAACACAAAACGTCTGTCATCAAGAACACTAACTCACCAG AGTACAACCAGAGCTTCACGTTAAACATCAACCGCAACCACAGAGGCTTCAGGAGAGTGCTGCAGTCCAAAGGGCTCAAACTGGAGGTGCTGCACAAAGG GGGCTTCCTGCGCAGCGACAAGCCTGTCGGGACGGCCCAGGTGAAGCTGGAGAAGCTGGAGACTCAGAGTGAAATCAGGGAGATTGTGGAG GTAATGGACGGTCGTAAGTCCACAGGGGGTCGTGTGGAGGTAAGGGTCCGTCTGAGGGAGCCTCTGAGTGGACAGGACCTTCAGACCACCACAGAACGCTGGCTAGTCCTAGACCAGTCTCAG GTTCTTCTCTAA
- the si:dkey-222f8.3 gene encoding poly(U)-specific endoribonuclease-C-like, translating into MARSQGVNQELSQILNQLWNLDSNRLNPGTDYKINLQGKAGYVAQGSNYAVDKARAPLFSHVNLDKLKSIETYAHFINLLDNYEMSTGVSETVTSEELKENHVFLDAILETEVMKCAHKYLVSKGQSPSDQKQFKRQLYDIWFHLYHRDRSGGEDSCGFEHVFVGETKHGKEIMGLHNWIQFYLQEKHGHVDYKGYKARANKDSPDEDDHVLNLQFSWKGLVKPIGGSFIGVSPEFEVALFTIIFLTSTEKMTTAVVKVDEYVLEIVVYRHGRSIGTSYPKLLSSNNRDL; encoded by the exons ATGGCAAGAAG TCAAGGTGTGAACCAGGAGCTTTCTCAGATACTCAACCAGCTGTGGAATTTGGACTCCAATCGCCTAAATCCTGGGACTGACTACAAAATCAATCTGCAG GGCAAGGCAGGTTATGTGGCCCAAGGCAGTAACTATGCTGTTGACAAAGCAAGGGCTCCTCTTTTCAGCCATGTCAACCTAGACAAGCTCAAAAGTATCGAGACGTATGCCC ATTTCATCAACCTGCTGGACAACTATGAGATGTCCACAGGTGTGTCAGAGACGGTTACCTCTGAGGAGCTGAAAGAGAACCACGTCTTTCTAGATGCCATACTGGAGACGGAGGTCATGAAG TGTGCTCACAAGTACCTGGTCAGTAAGGGACAGTCTCCTTCagaccagaagcagttcaagaGGCAGCTGTATGACATATGGTTCCATCTCTACCATAGGGACAGGAGTGGAGG TGAAGATTCCTGTGGGTTTGAgcatgtgtttgttggtgagACCAAACACGGCAAGGAGATTATGGGTTTACACAACTGGATCCAGTTCTACCTGCAGGAGAAGCATGGCCATGTGGACTATAAAGGCTACAAGGCCAGGGCCAACAAAGACAGT CCCGATGAAGATGACCACGTCCTCAACCTGCAGTTCAGCTGGAAGGGGCTTGTAAAGCCCATTGGCGGCTCCTTCATCGGGGTCAGTCCCGAGTTTGAGGTGGCTCTCTTCACCATCATTTTCCTCACGTCCACTGAGAAAATGACCACTGCAGTGGTAAAAGTCGACGAGTACGTTCTGGAGATTGTAGTGTATCGACATGGTCGCTCTATTGGAACCTCCTACCCCAAGCTgctcagcagcaacaacagagaCCTGTAG
- the pak1ip1 gene encoding p21-activated protein kinase-interacting protein 1-like yields the protein MAPVVELIAGSYEQIAFGFRVCVGDQEWTATADFTHHNHTASVCAVATSERFIATGSKDETIQLYDMKKRIEHGALLHHDGTVSCLEFYGTSHLLSGGEDGLLCVWSTKKWECLKSIKAHKGHVTSLSVHPSGKLALSVGTDKTLRTWNLIDGRSAFIKNIKQNAHIVKWSPDGDKYAVVLNDKIDIYNLETATLTGTMTNPKRISSIKFLSNTIVAIAGDDETVRLCDVETQQWLCEFKAHETRVKAVDSFTMEDYIVLVTASNDGFIKMWKLQLKEEIETPVLLGKVNTTARLTCVAVWKPSCVQEVKESGEEATTSQGATDDALELLKTKKVRIQTEVVVIEEESKSKKKKMDGGKKKRKLDT from the exons ATGGCACCTGTAGTGGAACTAATAGCTGGAAGTTATGAACAAATAGCATTTGGTTTTCGTGTTTGCGTTGGAGACCAG GAGTGGACTGCAACGGCAGACTTCACACACCACAATCACACGGCATCAGTGTGTGCTGTGGCAACCAGTGAGAGATTCATCGCCACTGGAAGCAAAGATGAAACTATCCAGCTGTATGACATGAAAAAGAGAATTGAACATGGAGCTCTGTTGCATCATGATG GTACTGTCTCATGTCTAGAGTTCTACGGCACGTCTCACTTGCTAAGTGGTGGTGAAGATGGTCTCTTGTGCGTGTGGAGCACTAAGAAGTGGGAGTGTCTGAAATCCATCAAAGCTCACAA GGGTCATGTGACATCACTGTCCGTCCATCCCTCAGGGAAACTCGCACTTTCAGTCGGGACGGACAAGACACTGAG AACATGGAATCTTATTGATGGGCGATCAGCTTTCATCAAGAATATAAAACAGA ATGCCCACATTGTTAAATGGTCTCCTGATGGGGATAAATATGCGGTGGTGTTGAATGACAAAATTGATATCTACAACCTGGAGACAGCCACACTTACTGGTACCATGACAAATCCCAAGAGGATCTCATCCATCAAGTTTCTGTCA AACACCATCGTGGCCATAGCAGGAGATGATGAGACAGTCAGGTTATGTGATGTGGAAACACAACAGTGGCTGTGTGAGTTCAAGGCTCATGAAACCAG GGTGAAAGCAGTTGATAGTTTCACAATGGAGGACTACATTGTTCTGGTCACGGCATCCAATGATGGATTCATCAAAATGTGGAAACTCCAACTAAAAGAG GAGATAGAGACTCCAGTTCTTCTTGGGAAGGTGAACACAACAGCAAGACTGACTTGTGTTGCTGTCTGGAAACCCTCCTGTGTACAGGAGGTAAAAGAGTCGGGTGAAGAGGCAACAACATCTCAAG GGGCCACCGATGATGCTTTAGAACTTTTAAAGACAAAGAAAGTGAGGATCCAAACAGAAGTAGTAGTcatagaggaggagagtaaATCCAAAAAGAAGAAAATGGATGGGGGGAAAAAGAAACGTAAACTGGAtacctaa
- the LOC124472867 gene encoding transmembrane protein 14C-like yields the protein MAIDWIGFCYAAFVSSGGIIGYVKAGSVVSLVAGLVFGVLAGIGAYLISQDSKNVYLWITVSCNGDEISKLLEVHASWFDGRGKCTDGGEDCYGNAQGTTSIMILGSYLWMG from the exons ATGGCTATTGACTGGATAGGTTTCTGCTATGCAGCCTTTGTATCATCTGGTGGAATAATAGGTTATGTTAAAGCAG GGAGTGTCGTTTCCCTAGTAGCAGGCCTTGTTTTTGGAGTTTTGGCTGGCATTGGTGCATACCTCATCTCACAAGATTCCAAAAATGT GTACCTCTGGATCACTGTCAGTTGTAATGGGGATGAGATTTCTAAACTCCTGGAAGTTCATGCCAGCTGGTTTGATGGCAGGGGCAAG TGTACTGATGGTGGGGAAGATTGCTATGGGAATGCTCAAGGGACCACATCAATCATGATCTTGGGCAGTTATTTGTGGATGGGTTAG
- the LOC124472864 gene encoding serine/threonine-protein kinase MAK-like, whose protein sequence is MMTDSIGLCGTVQGCPQKGKKCVVPVWEMNRYTTLRQLGDGTFGSVLMGKSKESGELVAIKRMKRKFYSWDECMKLREVKSLKKLSHPNVVTLKEVIRENDHLYFVFEYMKENLHQLMRNRTKLFPESVIRNMIFQILQGLSFIHKHGYFHRDMKPENLLCMGPELVKIADFGLAREIRSQPPYTDYVSTRWYRAPEVLLKSSSYSSPIDIWAVGCIMAELYTLRPLFPGNSEVDEIFKICQVLGTLKKSDWPEGSNLAASKNFRFPQCVPTSLSALIPNASHDALALMKDMLQWDPQKRPTAVQALRYPYFHVGQALGPPPQYLEQRKAQARTAQTATEPKPPSLSKADPQCTSDQSLLQSQEKGHHQPLQRIPLPQQNRSYDSPETDALKQDQPAPLNLVKGTQQRAAHAGSENGMPAVRSGRRRWGQTSIRLSESCDDLDDPGASFSKRPSIETLRDKLMDESNYRLTDQKSLNKHNTVMKLPTNSGLNRADTKAPSVKQHYLQQSRYLPGVNPKSSTLVGTHAPRKYVWGQSSRKDGTGLPFPKDYMRATNLPAGSYIPPFQKGVGAARHGITPLLARFSCTSAKYEGWKSKSAKPQIPESTGNTGARSNQIQPVHGRVDWMAKYGGYR, encoded by the exons ATGATGACTGACTCTATTGGACTGTGTGGGACTGTCCAAGGCTGCCCACAGAAGGGAAAGAAGTGTGTAGTCCCTGTGTGGGAGATGAACCGCTACACCACGCTGAGACAGCTGGGGGATGGCACGTTTGGCAGCGTGCTTATGGGCAAAAGCAAGGAGTCTGGGGAGCTGGTGGCCATCAAAAG AATGAAAAGGAAGTTTTATTCTTGGGATGAGTGTATGAAATTGAGAGAGGTTAAG TCTCTGAAGAAGCTGAGTCACCCTAATGTAGTGACACTGAAAGAGGTTATCAGAGAGAACGACCACCTCTACTTTGTTTTTGAGTATATGAAAGAAAATCTCCATCAACTCATGAGGAACAG AACCAAGTTGTTCCCTGAGTCAGTCATCAGAAACATGATATTTCAGATTTTACAGGGACTGTCCTTTATTCATAAACATG GTTACTTCCACCGGGATATGAAACCAGAAAACTTGCTGTGCATGGGCCCAGAACTGGTTAAGATTGCTGACTTTGGCTTAGCCAGAGAAATACGCTCCCAGCCACCCTACACAGACTATGTGTCCACAAGATG GTACAGAGCCCCTGAAGTGTTGCTTAAGTCCAGCTCCTACAGCTCTCCTATTGACATATGGGCCGTCGGCTGCATCATGGCTGAGCTCTACACACTCAGGCCGCTGTTCCCTGGCAACAGCGAAGTGGATGAGATCTTCAAGATCTGTCAAGTGCTAGGGACACTGAAGAAG TCGGACTGGCCCGAGGGATCCAACTTGGCTGCTTCAAAGAACTTCCGCTTCCCCCAGTGTGTTCCAACCAGCTTGAGTGCTCTGATCCCCAATGCCAGCCATGATGCCCTGGCCCTGATGAAGGACATGCTGCAATGGGACCCCCAGAAGAGGCCTACAGCTGTCCAG GCTCTACGATATCCTTACTTCCATGTAGGCCAGGCTCTTGGCCCTCCTCCTCAGTACCTGGAGCAGAGGAAGGCCCAGGCCAGGACCGCCCAGACAGCTACAGAGCCCaagcctccttccctctctaagGCAGACCCGCAGTGTACCTCTGACCAGAGTCTGCTCCAGAGCCAGGAAAAAGGTCACCACCAGCCCCTACAGCGGATCCCCCTGCCACAGCAGAACAGAAGCTATGATAGCCCTGAGACTGACGCACTAAAACAGGACCAGCCAGCACCACTCAACCTGGTTAAGGGCACACAGCAG AGAGCAGCTCATGCAGGGTCGGAGAACGGCATGCCTGCGGTAAGAAGTGGCCGCAGACGTTGGGGTCAAACGTCAATCCGATTGTCCGAGAGCTGCGATGACCTGGACGATCCAGGCGCCTCTTTCTCCAAACGACCAAGCATCGAGACTCTGAGGGACAAGCTCATGGATGAGTCCAACTATCG GTTAACAGACCAAAAGTCCCTCAATAAACACAACACAGTTATGAAGCTACCCACCAACAGTGGATTGAACAGAGCAGACACCAAGGCCCCCTCAGTGAAACAGCATTACCTTCAACAGTCCAGATACCTACCTG GAGTGAACCCAAAAAGTAGTACTTTGGTGGGTACCCACGCTCCAAGAAAATATGTGTGGGGACAGTCTTCCAGGAAAGATGGAACAGGGTTGCCTTTTCCTAAAG ACTATATGCGGGCCACCAACCTCCCAGCAGGCAGTTACATTCCACCATTTCAAAAGGGGGTAGGAGCAGCTAGACATGGTATTACACCATTACTGGCACGATTTTCATGTACCTCTGCAA AGTATGAAGGATGGAAGAGCAAATCTGCAAAGCCTCAAATACCAGAATCAACTGGAAATACTGGTGCGAGAAGTAATCAGATCCAGCCAGTCCATGGGCGAGTTGATTGGATGGCCAAGTATGGTGGCTATCGGTAG